From Humisphaera borealis, the proteins below share one genomic window:
- a CDS encoding Gfo/Idh/MocA family protein, with protein MTATWTRRHVLGTAAGVLAAGVLRPAFAADKPRIRVGQIGTSHAHASKLSVYRDSPDYDVVGIVEPDDARWEKAKEQPAYRGLTRMTEEQLFNSAGLAVVLVETAVEDLVPTGTRCLEAGFHIHLDKPAGPELAPFAKLLEISTARQRIVQMGYMLRYSPATRLLQRLVKEGAMGDVFEVTAVMSKVVSAGERKSLAKFPGGMMFELGCHVIDSVVGLLGKPTRIVAFPQSVVPGDGLRDSMLAVFEYPKATATVRSSGLEVDGGNRRQFVVCGTGGTLKTEPLEPPVVRLSLAKAHGEFKKGTQEVPMPKYSRYVGDAADMAAVIRGEKPHDYPPAHDLLVHECVLKASGVL; from the coding sequence ATGACCGCCACCTGGACCCGTCGCCACGTTCTGGGAACCGCGGCTGGCGTGCTGGCCGCAGGCGTGTTGCGACCGGCGTTCGCCGCCGACAAGCCTCGCATTCGCGTCGGGCAGATCGGCACGTCCCACGCCCACGCTTCCAAGCTGTCGGTCTATCGCGATTCGCCCGACTACGACGTGGTCGGCATCGTCGAGCCCGATGATGCCCGGTGGGAGAAGGCCAAGGAGCAGCCGGCCTATCGCGGGCTCACCCGGATGACCGAAGAGCAGCTCTTCAACTCCGCCGGCCTGGCGGTGGTGCTGGTGGAGACGGCGGTCGAAGACCTGGTTCCCACCGGCACGCGGTGCCTTGAAGCCGGGTTCCACATTCACCTCGACAAGCCGGCCGGCCCGGAACTGGCTCCGTTCGCAAAACTGCTCGAAATCTCAACGGCCAGGCAGCGCATCGTCCAGATGGGCTACATGCTTCGCTACAGCCCGGCGACCCGGCTTCTGCAGCGGCTCGTCAAGGAAGGCGCGATGGGCGATGTCTTCGAGGTGACCGCCGTCATGAGCAAGGTCGTCAGCGCCGGCGAGCGCAAGAGCCTGGCGAAGTTCCCCGGCGGAATGATGTTCGAGTTGGGCTGCCATGTGATCGACTCGGTCGTCGGGCTGCTCGGCAAACCGACCCGGATCGTCGCGTTTCCGCAGTCGGTCGTGCCCGGCGACGGCCTTCGCGACAGCATGCTCGCGGTGTTCGAATACCCTAAAGCGACCGCGACCGTGCGGTCCAGCGGGTTGGAAGTGGACGGCGGCAATCGCCGGCAGTTCGTCGTCTGCGGCACCGGCGGAACGCTCAAAACCGAGCCGCTGGAACCGCCGGTGGTGCGGCTGTCACTGGCCAAGGCGCACGGCGAGTTCAAGAAGGGGACGCAGGAGGTGCCGATGCCGAAGTACTCTCGCTACGTCGGCGACGCCGCCGACATGGCCGCCGTCATCCGCGGGGAAAAGCCGCACGACTATCCGCCGGCCCACGACCTTCTCGTGCACGAATGCGTGTTGAAGGCGTCGGGCGTGTTGTGA
- the rsmH gene encoding 16S rRNA (cytosine(1402)-N(4))-methyltransferase RsmH: MDLPATGHDPVLLAETLDALQVAPGKTIVDCTLGRGGHARAIAERLGPDGLLIGLDVDPRNLAFAQSRLEGVPCRVRLFHANFAELPDVLEVIGSDSNPEESDSDAKKSDSVPKKRGPAVRPLTGPLHVDGILADLGISTNQLFDQHYGLSFAQPMPLDMRVDPRIPRSAADLIAQMNETPLADLLFQLADERFSRRIARKIVEQRKLSPIVTTDRLADVVRSAIPSNRGGAPQKIDPATRTFLALRMAVNQEMENLEALLREAPKALASGGRFAVISFHSTEDRLVKQAFRTAEQVGQLQVLTSKPVIPSDRETALNPRSRSAKLRVAEKR; encoded by the coding sequence ATGGACCTCCCCGCCACCGGGCACGACCCCGTGCTGCTCGCCGAGACGCTTGATGCGCTTCAAGTCGCACCCGGCAAGACGATCGTCGATTGCACGCTCGGCCGGGGCGGGCATGCGCGGGCGATCGCCGAGCGGCTGGGCCCGGACGGGCTGCTGATCGGCCTGGACGTCGACCCGCGAAACCTCGCGTTCGCGCAGTCGCGGCTCGAGGGCGTGCCCTGCCGGGTTCGGCTCTTTCACGCCAACTTCGCCGAGCTGCCGGACGTGCTGGAGGTGATCGGAAGCGATTCAAACCCCGAGGAAAGCGATTCGGACGCTAAGAAAAGCGACTCGGTCCCAAAGAAGAGGGGACCTGCGGTCCGCCCGCTCACCGGCCCGCTCCACGTGGACGGGATTCTGGCCGACCTGGGCATCAGCACGAATCAGCTGTTCGACCAGCACTACGGGTTGTCGTTCGCCCAGCCGATGCCGCTGGACATGCGTGTCGACCCGAGGATTCCCCGATCGGCGGCCGACCTGATCGCCCAGATGAACGAGACGCCGCTCGCCGATCTGCTGTTTCAGCTCGCCGACGAAAGATTCAGTCGTCGAATCGCCAGAAAAATTGTCGAACAGAGGAAACTCTCGCCGATTGTTACTACGGACCGGTTGGCAGACGTCGTGCGTTCTGCCATCCCGTCGAACCGGGGCGGAGCCCCGCAAAAGATCGATCCTGCCACTCGAACCTTCCTGGCCCTGCGGATGGCCGTTAACCAGGAAATGGAGAACCTCGAAGCGTTGCTTCGGGAGGCTCCAAAGGCTCTGGCGTCCGGCGGTCGCTTTGCGGTGATCAGCTTCCACTCGACGGAAGACCGGCTGGTCAAGCAGGCGTTTCGAACGGCAGAGCAGGTCGGGCAGTTGCAGGTTCTCACCTCCAAGCCCGTCATTCCCTCCGATCGAGAAACCGCGCTGAACCCCAGGTCACGGTCCGCCAAGCTGAGGGTCGCTGAGAAGCGCTGA
- a CDS encoding HEAT repeat domain-containing protein: protein MSLTQVMVRNWGSRLDGTFSVPAWLPEVDIHRALWSARKHGEKRVRLGAITVLVEDSATRDEPLRQIRDSATTDGDVTIQGCALRLLGFLRCPADLRLLTAALKSTHPEVREAAADGLAFGRDPQITEWLGYNLSGNEPTMTQGGIAMSIPPNLVTGVGADVDGDGIADPLRPILWTPEVREKLIDGVIRGPTSAERNAAAMALAVANTNPSNLKLRFAEWGVWHFGQVQASVDAVSMNALFDESSRTAVDPRQSGFHVLYANSNLPLVARLALEVSRGRITHASPLPDASRQSVKRRYEGGVFPTKWNKAMDPFVARREPYAALPWLDRYIPPDATDLTMSVGFQWRSLIVLPVKAPWMAQSTNSDDLILSYLSARAPEGSAWLSSHNESGRFLRYRSATRLLPGPSVTTRNGTLLLVRTTDVDQPAGVEEQPDYASVAAIDALDQTARRSRRTQRRGMYVTVAGGKVTGEIVPVPASGKQADPSTHTIGTGKAVQGEAELREWVIDAGLSPAEADGMLFAWRKPFFETDGKRFILLMSAVDYDSLCPISIQPKPTEMARVGVVWTELGGAPGATRPSGPPTE from the coding sequence ATGTCGCTGACGCAGGTAATGGTTCGCAATTGGGGGAGTCGGCTCGATGGTACGTTCTCTGTCCCCGCTTGGCTTCCGGAAGTCGACATCCACCGCGCACTTTGGTCGGCCAGAAAGCACGGCGAGAAGAGGGTGCGACTAGGTGCGATTACCGTACTTGTTGAAGACAGTGCCACACGAGACGAGCCGTTGCGACAGATCCGCGATTCCGCAACGACCGACGGCGACGTGACAATTCAAGGTTGTGCCTTGCGGCTGCTCGGATTTCTCCGCTGTCCGGCAGATTTGCGACTGCTGACCGCCGCGCTGAAGTCGACGCATCCCGAAGTGCGCGAAGCCGCGGCTGACGGTCTGGCGTTTGGCCGGGATCCTCAAATTACCGAGTGGCTGGGATACAACTTGTCCGGTAACGAGCCGACGATGACCCAGGGAGGAATCGCCATGAGTATTCCTCCGAATCTGGTAACCGGTGTTGGTGCCGACGTCGATGGAGACGGCATAGCCGACCCTCTGCGGCCGATTCTGTGGACGCCAGAAGTTCGAGAGAAACTGATCGATGGCGTGATTCGTGGTCCTACCTCTGCGGAACGGAACGCGGCAGCGATGGCACTTGCCGTCGCTAACACGAACCCGTCGAATCTTAAGTTGCGGTTTGCCGAATGGGGCGTGTGGCACTTTGGACAAGTCCAGGCGTCGGTCGATGCAGTGTCGATGAACGCGCTGTTTGACGAGAGCAGCAGGACCGCGGTCGACCCGAGGCAATCGGGTTTTCACGTTCTGTACGCGAATTCGAACCTTCCACTAGTCGCTCGACTGGCGCTGGAAGTTTCACGTGGTCGTATCACGCACGCGTCGCCACTTCCAGATGCCTCCCGACAGAGTGTCAAGCGCCGATACGAGGGAGGTGTTTTTCCCACGAAGTGGAACAAGGCGATGGATCCCTTTGTCGCCAGACGTGAGCCGTATGCCGCCCTACCCTGGCTGGATCGATATATACCACCTGACGCGACCGACTTAACCATGTCCGTGGGGTTTCAATGGAGGTCCTTGATCGTGCTGCCGGTCAAAGCGCCGTGGATGGCGCAGTCCACCAACTCGGACGACCTAATCTTGTCGTACCTGTCGGCAAGGGCTCCTGAAGGATCGGCCTGGCTCAGTTCCCACAATGAGTCGGGACGTTTCCTTCGCTATCGCTCGGCGACACGGCTATTGCCTGGCCCTTCCGTGACCACGAGAAACGGGACCTTGCTGTTGGTTCGCACCACAGATGTTGATCAGCCGGCCGGTGTCGAAGAGCAACCGGATTATGCCTCGGTCGCAGCGATCGACGCCCTCGACCAAACCGCCCGCCGAAGCCGGCGGACGCAGCGGCGCGGGATGTATGTCACGGTGGCCGGTGGGAAAGTGACCGGCGAGATCGTGCCCGTGCCGGCGTCGGGGAAGCAGGCTGATCCATCCACGCACACCATCGGCACGGGGAAGGCCGTGCAGGGCGAGGCCGAGCTGCGCGAGTGGGTCATCGACGCTGGCCTCTCCCCCGCCGAGGCCGACGGCATGCTGTTCGCCTGGCGGAAACCTTTCTTTGAAACCGACGGCAAGCGGTTCATCCTGCTGATGTCGGCGGTCGACTACGACAGCCTTTGCCCGATCAGCATCCAGCCCAAACCCACGGAGATGGCTCGCGTGGGGGTGGTCTGGACGGAACTGGGCGGTGCCCCTGGTGCAACGCGGCCGTCGGGGCCTCCGACTGAATGA
- a CDS encoding RDD family protein: MLERKGLVPRLIAAIIDGLIVGIAASVAMRLGVVGVILAGLIYIAYPAIELLKAQSPGKMIMKFKVTMEDGSPANRDHLIQRGLLRWGPFVASGVFMLLSIIPVLGILAALANLVVAVGYIVLVVLSLKPMKATNQAIWDVRARTAVMGPVGSAIPALATQPASPTPPPHA, encoded by the coding sequence ATGTTGGAACGCAAAGGTCTCGTCCCCCGTTTGATCGCAGCCATCATCGACGGACTTATCGTCGGCATTGCCGCCAGCGTGGCGATGCGACTGGGTGTCGTCGGTGTGATTCTCGCCGGGCTGATTTACATTGCCTACCCGGCGATCGAACTGCTCAAAGCGCAGTCGCCGGGCAAGATGATCATGAAGTTCAAGGTGACGATGGAAGACGGCAGCCCCGCCAACCGCGACCACCTGATCCAGCGTGGCCTGCTTCGCTGGGGCCCGTTCGTGGCCAGTGGCGTGTTCATGCTGCTGTCGATCATCCCCGTTCTCGGAATCCTGGCGGCACTGGCCAATCTCGTTGTCGCCGTCGGCTACATCGTACTGGTCGTCCTGAGCCTCAAGCCGATGAAGGCGACCAACCAAGCGATCTGGGATGTGCGAGCCAGGACGGCCGTCATGGGCCCGGTCGGCTCGGCGATTCCGGCACTGGCGACGCAGCCTGCCTCGCCCACCCCGCCACCCCATGCGTAA
- the dxs gene encoding 1-deoxy-D-xylulose-5-phosphate synthase, which produces MTPAPLLDSIRKPADIRGLAPAELESLAGQMRQRIFEAVSTNGGHLASNLGVVELTIALHYCYDFGPYPGGPDWLMFDVGHQCYPHKMLTGRAGQFGTLRKRGSIAGFPVPEESPYDLFAVGHAGTAISTAVGMARGSQQQGKNNHVVAVVGDASIVNGLAFEGLNNAGTLKRQMLIILNDNGMSISQPQGAFSEYLERVRVSTTYEEFKRFSEKIVHRLPTTVGHAIEHAWDALCSSVKSAMWAGQMFEAMGIKYMGPIDGHDLPGLINFLAEIKHVDKPVVLHVKTQKGNGYEITKNEPTKFHSPAAFRVEGSPLVQNGCRVEINKGTGKNWTTAFADAAIAVAKRDSRVVTLTAAMPDGTGLSKFEKEIPERFIDTGICESHLVAMAAGMAKTGLRPIAAVYSTFIQRAFDQVWQEVALNKLPVIFALDRAGYVGDDGAVHHGFCDLAFLRPLPGMTLIAPTDEAELNRALRLSLKLDTAVAIRYPRDNVPTCNFEEEVLPELREQASGEWELGKSRMLIRHDGEADATLVVYGALAGSVLTAAELLSADGVKVDVVDARFCKPIDGAMLARVLRPGHPVLTVEDHSLENGFGSAVLEYANSHRLPTDQITRLGMPDRMIVHMTRKEQLTEVGLDPAGIVSSVKQAIERAGERSDVAPMPAERYV; this is translated from the coding sequence ATGACACCGGCTCCGCTATTGGACTCCATCCGCAAGCCCGCTGACATTCGCGGCCTCGCGCCCGCCGAACTCGAATCCCTCGCCGGCCAGATGCGCCAGCGCATCTTCGAGGCCGTCAGCACCAACGGCGGACACCTTGCCTCCAACTTGGGTGTGGTCGAACTCACGATTGCTCTGCACTACTGCTACGACTTCGGCCCCTACCCCGGCGGGCCCGACTGGCTGATGTTTGACGTCGGCCACCAGTGCTACCCCCACAAGATGCTCACCGGCCGGGCCGGGCAGTTCGGCACGCTCCGCAAGCGGGGCTCGATCGCCGGCTTCCCCGTGCCGGAAGAATCGCCTTACGATCTTTTCGCTGTCGGCCACGCCGGGACCGCCATCAGCACCGCCGTCGGCATGGCGCGGGGATCGCAGCAGCAGGGGAAGAACAACCACGTGGTCGCGGTCGTCGGCGATGCGTCGATCGTCAACGGGCTGGCGTTCGAAGGGCTCAACAACGCCGGCACGCTCAAGCGGCAGATGCTGATCATCCTGAACGACAACGGCATGAGCATCAGCCAGCCGCAGGGCGCGTTCAGCGAGTACCTGGAGCGCGTCCGCGTCAGCACGACCTATGAAGAGTTCAAGCGGTTCAGCGAAAAGATTGTCCACCGCCTGCCGACGACCGTCGGCCATGCGATCGAACACGCCTGGGACGCCCTCTGCTCGAGCGTGAAGAGCGCCATGTGGGCCGGGCAGATGTTCGAGGCGATGGGCATCAAGTACATGGGCCCGATCGACGGCCACGACCTGCCGGGGCTCATCAACTTCCTGGCCGAGATCAAGCACGTCGACAAGCCCGTCGTTTTGCACGTCAAAACGCAGAAGGGCAACGGCTACGAGATCACCAAGAACGAGCCGACCAAGTTCCATTCGCCGGCGGCGTTCCGGGTGGAAGGCTCGCCGCTGGTGCAGAACGGGTGCCGGGTCGAGATCAACAAGGGCACCGGCAAGAACTGGACGACGGCGTTCGCCGACGCCGCGATCGCCGTCGCCAAGCGCGACAGCCGGGTCGTCACGCTGACGGCAGCGATGCCCGATGGCACCGGATTGTCGAAGTTCGAGAAGGAAATCCCCGAGCGGTTCATCGACACGGGCATCTGCGAAAGCCACCTGGTCGCGATGGCCGCCGGCATGGCCAAGACCGGGCTCCGCCCGATCGCCGCCGTCTACAGCACGTTCATCCAGCGGGCGTTCGACCAGGTCTGGCAGGAAGTGGCGCTCAACAAGCTGCCGGTGATCTTCGCCCTCGATCGCGCCGGCTACGTCGGCGACGACGGGGCGGTCCACCACGGGTTCTGCGACCTGGCGTTCCTACGCCCGCTGCCGGGCATGACGCTCATCGCCCCGACCGACGAAGCCGAACTCAACCGCGCCCTTCGGCTGTCGCTGAAGCTCGATACCGCCGTCGCCATCCGCTACCCGCGCGACAACGTGCCGACCTGCAACTTCGAAGAAGAAGTCCTTCCCGAGCTGCGCGAGCAGGCGTCGGGCGAATGGGAACTCGGCAAGAGCCGAATGCTGATCCGGCACGATGGGGAAGCCGATGCGACGCTGGTCGTCTACGGTGCCCTTGCCGGCAGCGTGCTGACGGCGGCCGAGCTGCTGTCGGCCGACGGCGTGAAGGTGGACGTCGTCGACGCCCGCTTCTGCAAGCCGATCGACGGCGCGATGCTCGCCCGCGTCCTGCGGCCCGGCCACCCGGTGCTGACGGTCGAAGACCACAGCCTGGAAAACGGCTTCGGATCGGCGGTTCTCGAATACGCCAACAGCCACCGCCTGCCGACCGACCAGATCACCCGCCTGGGCATGCCCGACCGAATGATCGTCCACATGACCCGCAAGGAACAGCTGACTGAGGTCGGCCTCGACCCGGCCGGAATCGTTTCGAGCGTGAAGCAGGCGATCGAACGCGCCGGCGAGCGATCGGACGTCGCACCGATGCCCGCCGAACGCTACGTGTGA
- a CDS encoding integron integrase: MDCYQNWIEDFLRFSRVGDRWRHPRELRGPELATFLTHLAADRRLSASSQNQAACAVVFLYNKVLVDELGPEHLGKFSALRAKRPQRLPVVLSTSEVQRVIAHLRPAIVGLMAELLYGTGMRVNECCTLRLRDLDFDRGHIHVRAAKGNKDRLVMLPKSLGGRLGSQVQKVRHRHARDVRQGGGFVPVSDAERHRMPYSQQDWRWQFLFASKVMRRDESGRGYRWFADAGAFGRRVSSAAQEAGIAKRVSPHTFRHSFATHLLEAGYDIRQVQTLLGHADVGTTMIYTHVMNKPQIGVMSPLDRLAAAAGLDP; this comes from the coding sequence ATCGACTGTTACCAAAACTGGATCGAAGACTTCCTTCGCTTCAGCCGGGTCGGCGATCGGTGGCGGCATCCGCGGGAACTACGCGGGCCGGAACTGGCGACCTTCCTCACCCATCTCGCCGCCGACCGCAGGCTCAGCGCCTCCAGCCAGAACCAGGCCGCCTGCGCCGTGGTCTTCCTTTACAACAAGGTGCTCGTCGACGAACTCGGGCCCGAGCATCTGGGAAAGTTCAGCGCCCTGCGCGCCAAACGCCCCCAGCGCCTGCCGGTGGTTCTCTCCACCAGCGAGGTTCAGCGAGTGATCGCGCATCTGCGTCCAGCGATCGTCGGGCTGATGGCCGAACTTCTTTATGGAACCGGTATGCGGGTCAACGAGTGCTGCACGCTCCGCCTGCGGGATCTCGACTTCGATCGCGGTCATATCCACGTCCGCGCAGCCAAGGGGAACAAGGACCGGCTGGTCATGTTGCCCAAGTCACTGGGCGGCCGGCTCGGGTCACAAGTCCAGAAGGTGCGCCACCGGCACGCGAGGGACGTTCGCCAGGGCGGCGGGTTTGTGCCCGTCAGTGATGCCGAACGGCACAGAATGCCCTACAGCCAACAGGACTGGCGATGGCAGTTTTTGTTCGCCAGCAAAGTGATGCGGCGAGATGAGTCCGGTCGGGGTTATCGCTGGTTCGCCGACGCCGGCGCGTTCGGGCGGAGGGTGTCGTCGGCGGCGCAGGAGGCGGGCATCGCCAAACGGGTGTCGCCGCACACGTTCCGTCACAGTTTCGCGACGCATCTTTTGGAGGCGGGTTATGACATCCGGCAGGTGCAGACGTTGCTCGGCCACGCCGATGTCGGCACGACGATGATTTACACGCACGTGATGAACAAGCCGCAGATCGGCGTGATGAGTCCTTTGGACCGGCTGGCGGCTGCAGCCGGACTGGACCCGTGA
- a CDS encoding FG-GAP-like repeat-containing protein: MTVLPNRNIVRASRSSAVRTEAQVATRSAVERLEDRRLFTVSLLSAIATPISSTPTGDPAAPVIADFDGDTKLDVLVAFPAPSAIASGFIQFGKGDGAGGFAFSTAVDVGIFTGRPVVGDFNNDDLLDIAVTNAFGGEVKVIRGNGNGTFGSISAFAAGVSPEALAAADFNADGFSDLVAGNRSGNSVSVYLGNGTTTLGAATTINTATDPATLAIADFTQDGKLDILVGASGGQGSANGVLQVFTGRADGTFDTTPVATLGPRGVTAVADIDSDNGPDVIIGVSDKDKAVASLNGGIGTFSAVPGSPTSGATKAAVAADMDGDSTTDLVTAVNGRIDILTGNGNGTFAKAVLFDAAGGSGPAVADLNGDGRGDVLTIAAVSGQTANRTLNVSLGRRIGPDLSVAIVSAIPTAALTSQNSDLVVRVTNTGNAKVSETVTLQLYTSEDTTIDDNDALLTQAFPKLNLAPGKSKTFKLKFAFGLTPGVFNLISRVDPSGATGDLNLADNTAISSSTVTVGQAFIDLSAAMPVSPTGTILAANTAKFEIRATNVGNVPAKGRVSFSVVASADAEITEDVDLLLRTKLVNVKLNPGQTKSVKFSIKLAGLPAGSYFFIAAIDQGNAFVDADVSNNVAAGSAPVTVQ, from the coding sequence GTGACCGTTTTGCCGAATCGCAACATCGTTCGTGCCTCCCGCTCCTCCGCAGTTCGCACTGAGGCGCAAGTCGCCACCCGCTCGGCCGTCGAACGGCTGGAAGACCGCCGGCTGTTCACCGTCTCGCTGCTGTCGGCCATCGCGACGCCGATCTCTTCGACCCCCACCGGCGACCCGGCCGCCCCGGTCATCGCCGACTTTGACGGCGACACCAAGCTCGACGTGCTCGTCGCCTTCCCGGCACCGTCCGCGATCGCGTCGGGGTTCATCCAGTTCGGCAAGGGTGACGGGGCAGGCGGGTTCGCGTTTTCGACCGCGGTCGATGTTGGCATCTTCACCGGCCGGCCGGTGGTGGGGGACTTCAACAATGACGACCTCCTCGACATCGCCGTCACCAACGCCTTCGGCGGCGAGGTGAAGGTCATCCGCGGCAACGGCAACGGCACCTTCGGGTCGATCAGCGCTTTCGCCGCCGGGGTCAGCCCCGAGGCGCTGGCGGCGGCCGACTTCAACGCCGACGGGTTCAGCGACCTGGTCGCCGGCAACCGCAGCGGTAATTCGGTCTCGGTCTACCTCGGCAACGGCACGACCACGCTCGGCGCGGCGACCACCATCAACACCGCGACCGACCCGGCCACCCTCGCGATCGCCGATTTCACCCAGGACGGCAAGCTCGACATCCTCGTCGGCGCCAGCGGCGGGCAGGGGTCGGCCAACGGCGTGCTGCAGGTATTTACCGGCCGGGCCGACGGCACGTTCGATACCACCCCGGTCGCCACCCTCGGCCCCCGCGGCGTCACCGCCGTCGCCGACATCGACAGCGACAACGGGCCCGATGTCATCATCGGCGTGTCGGACAAGGATAAGGCGGTCGCCTCGCTGAACGGCGGCATCGGAACCTTCTCGGCCGTCCCCGGATCTCCCACCAGCGGCGCGACCAAGGCGGCCGTCGCCGCCGACATGGACGGCGACAGCACCACCGACCTGGTCACTGCCGTCAACGGACGGATCGACATTCTGACCGGCAACGGCAACGGCACCTTCGCCAAGGCGGTTTTGTTTGATGCCGCCGGCGGTTCCGGTCCCGCCGTCGCCGACCTCAACGGCGATGGACGCGGCGACGTCCTGACGATCGCCGCCGTCTCCGGTCAAACCGCCAACCGCACGCTCAACGTATCGCTCGGCCGGCGGATCGGGCCGGACCTGTCCGTCGCGATCGTGTCGGCGATTCCGACGGCGGCACTGACCTCGCAGAACAGTGACCTGGTCGTCCGCGTGACCAACACCGGCAACGCGAAAGTGAGCGAGACCGTCACCCTGCAGTTGTATACGAGCGAAGACACAACGATCGACGACAACGACGCGCTGCTGACACAGGCCTTCCCGAAACTGAATCTCGCACCCGGCAAGAGCAAGACCTTCAAGCTGAAGTTCGCATTCGGGCTGACCCCGGGGGTCTTCAACCTGATCAGCCGCGTCGATCCCAGCGGCGCGACCGGCGACCTGAACCTAGCCGACAACACGGCGATCTCGAGCAGCACCGTAACGGTGGGCCAGGCATTCATCGACCTGTCCGCGGCGATGCCCGTGTCGCCGACCGGCACCATTTTGGCCGCCAATACCGCGAAGTTTGAGATCCGCGCCACCAACGTGGGCAACGTGCCGGCCAAGGGAAGGGTCAGCTTCTCGGTCGTCGCCAGCGCCGACGCCGAGATCACCGAAGACGTCGATCTGCTTCTTCGCACCAAGCTGGTCAACGTCAAGCTCAACCCCGGCCAGACCAAGTCCGTGAAGTTCAGCATCAAGCTGGCGGGCCTCCCGGCCGGTTCTTACTTCTTCATCGCGGCGATCGACCAGGGCAACGCGTTCGTGGACGCCGACGTCAGCAACAACGTGGCGGCGGGCAGCGCACCGGTTACGGTACAGTGA
- a CDS encoding RDD family protein: MLERKGFGIRLGAHLIDGVIIAVLWQIVWAVVKPAMPDNILSMTTAEIYAWAEKHGGRSNMILGLFGLAIGAIEFLKGQTPGKMLLKLRVQGEAGTPATQQQMIRRCALKYGMWVFYLIGGLLSMQWLVHVGQVVWLVFFAGSFVALGGAKQALHDILGKTAVFGPGRLVPAGFAPVMQGQPPYMPPPGTGAPPPPQA, from the coding sequence ATGCTCGAACGAAAAGGTTTCGGAATTCGACTCGGTGCCCATCTGATCGATGGTGTCATCATTGCCGTCCTCTGGCAGATCGTCTGGGCCGTCGTCAAGCCGGCAATGCCGGACAACATCCTGTCGATGACCACGGCGGAAATCTACGCCTGGGCCGAAAAGCATGGCGGCCGATCGAACATGATCCTGGGCCTGTTCGGTCTGGCGATCGGCGCGATCGAGTTTCTCAAGGGGCAGACGCCCGGCAAGATGCTGTTGAAGCTGAGGGTGCAAGGCGAAGCCGGTACGCCGGCGACCCAACAGCAGATGATTCGTCGCTGCGCACTGAAGTACGGAATGTGGGTCTTCTACCTGATCGGCGGATTACTGAGCATGCAGTGGCTGGTGCATGTCGGTCAGGTGGTCTGGCTCGTGTTCTTCGCCGGGTCGTTCGTCGCGCTGGGTGGCGCGAAGCAGGCACTGCATGACATTCTCGGCAAGACGGCAGTCTTCGGGCCGGGACGCCTGGTGCCGGCGGGATTCGCGCCGGTGATGCAGGGTCAGCCGCCCTACATGCCGCCACCGGGAACAGGTGCCCCGCCGCCCCCGCAGGCGTAA
- a CDS encoding LysM peptidoglycan-binding domain-containing protein, protein MTRETKIGLLVGLAFIIVVAILLTDHTATTTDPKPAAQSDIGDSVRQSVTTPQAQIPTRADLDKKRAEPVRPPVVQIGPDSSSPPITIAPDTSRGAGQPPVVVNNGVRGDGRLPDLVARHPDELMAVGGPGQPTPPKPAAPPVVPPKTYIAEAGDSVSRIASRTMGANSKANREALIKANPSLQAEGNPVILGKSYVIPSAGAVAQATEPKPAAPGQTPPGNPAPGRPAPGQPTPPVAAQTGPFRKPPASAPNTYWYTVKENDNLWRIAASELGNGNLWQQIKDLNADVLKGGETVHANQRIRLPRAAGSTASVN, encoded by the coding sequence ATGACTCGCGAAACCAAGATCGGCCTGCTCGTCGGCCTGGCGTTTATCATTGTTGTCGCCATCCTGCTGACGGATCACACCGCCACCACGACCGACCCCAAGCCTGCCGCCCAGTCCGACATTGGGGACAGCGTCCGCCAGAGCGTGACGACGCCGCAGGCGCAGATCCCGACCCGCGCCGATCTGGACAAGAAGCGCGCCGAGCCGGTGCGTCCGCCGGTCGTGCAGATCGGCCCTGATTCGTCGTCTCCGCCGATCACGATTGCGCCCGACACGTCGCGCGGCGCCGGCCAGCCGCCGGTCGTCGTGAACAACGGCGTGCGTGGCGACGGCCGACTGCCGGACCTGGTGGCCCGTCATCCCGACGAGCTGATGGCGGTCGGTGGCCCGGGCCAGCCGACGCCCCCCAAGCCCGCCGCCCCGCCGGTCGTCCCACCGAAGACCTACATCGCCGAGGCCGGCGACAGCGTCTCGCGTATCGCGTCCAGGACGATGGGTGCCAACAGCAAGGCCAACCGCGAGGCACTCATCAAGGCCAATCCGTCGCTGCAGGCCGAAGGCAATCCGGTCATCCTCGGCAAGAGCTATGTGATCCCCAGTGCCGGCGCGGTCGCCCAGGCGACCGAGCCCAAGCCTGCTGCGCCAGGACAAACACCGCCGGGGAATCCCGCTCCGGGTCGTCCCGCGCCCGGACAGCCGACCCCGCCCGTCGCCGCCCAGACCGGCCCGTTCCGCAAGCCGCCGGCTTCTGCGCCGAACACCTACTGGTACACCGTCAAGGAGAACGACAACCTTTGGCGGATTGCCGCCAGTGAGCTCGGCAACGGCAACCTCTGGCAGCAGATCAAGGACTTGAACGCCGACGTGCTCAAAGGCGGCGAGACAGTTCACGCCAATCAGCGCATCCGCCTGCCGCGGGCGGCTGGATCGACGGCGTCGGTGAACTAA